The following proteins are encoded in a genomic region of Ostrea edulis chromosome 7, xbOstEdul1.1, whole genome shotgun sequence:
- the LOC125656837 gene encoding monoglyceride lipase-like translates to MTARSCLLFRKGLDHCYREFDRFRDDGPLIWVRQWTQVDCNDEEISRKALIFVSHGLGEHGGWYDELGQELAKIGFLVFSHDHVGHGKSPGLHNHVDSFKEYTSLIFEHCDEIKKNYPDLPLFLFGHSMGGAVALLAALEQPDYFDGVITSDPFVVPTKDVPSKIQQFVIKYIISRVCPQHKLRYIDSKDICRDPGMIRRFEEDPLIHPFLKAKWGVAWLDGSEKIQESLEAISFPFLALHGSADPISDVNFSRELFDKATSRDKELKIYSGYLHAPLYEPEEDRILVLQDIKQWLQKRIAT, encoded by the exons ATGACAGCAAGGTCGTGTCTGTTATTCCGGAAAGGTCTGGACCATTGTTATAGGGAATTCGACAGATTTCGGGATGATGGGCCTCTGATCTGGGTCAGGCAGTGGACGCAGGTTGATTGTAATGATGAGGAGATAAGTag AAAGGCTCTAATATTCGTCAGTCACGGTCTAGGAGAGCATGGGGGATGGTATGATGAGCTTGGACAGGAACTCGCTAAAATCGGATTTCTAGTTTTCTCTCACGATCATG TGGGCCATGGTAAAAGTCCTGGTCTGCACAACCACGTTGACAGCTTTAAGGAATACACCTCTCTTATTTTTGAACACTGTGACGAAATCAAGAAAAACTATCCGGATTTACCTTTATTCCTCTTTGGACACTCCATG GGAGGAGCCGTAGCTCTACTGGCAGCTCTTGAACAGCCGGACTATTTTGATGGCGTCATTACATCAGATCCTTTTGTAGTCCCAACCAAAGACGTACCGTCAAAAATACAA CAATTTGTCATAAAGTATATAATATCACGGGTGTGTCCTCAACATAAGCTTCGGTACATTGATTCCAAGGACATCTGTCGCGATCCCGGGATG ATTAGAAGATTTGAAGAGGACCCCCTGATCCATCCATTTCTAAAGGCGAA ATGGGGTGTAGCGTGGCTCGACGGTTCTGAAAAAATTCAAGAGAGTCTAGAAGCAATTTCTTTTCCGTTCCTAGCTCTCCATGGTAGCGCTGATCCCATCAGTGACGTCAACTTCTCGCGAGAGTTGTTTGACAAAGCAACAAGTCGAGATAAAGAGTTGAAG ATTTATTCGGGATATCTCCACGCCCCTCTGTATGAACCGGAAGAGGACAGAATACTAGTTCTCCAGGATATAAAGCAATGGCTGCAAAAAAGAATAGCCACGTAG
- the LOC125656843 gene encoding monoglyceride lipase-like isoform X1 produces MDSDEEKPSFRPSYGVLEQASCRQILLSEAFCRHFKGYKNIFCKHWYSNTSPRAVIFICHGIGDHCLWYEGLAEALVQIGFYVFTHDHVGQGRSEGAHNHVDSFDEYTSVIFQHCTEVKEKYPALPFFMLGNSVGGTIALLAAIQKPCLVQGLIICAPVLMPADGPPSFTREVVTRLFLGTFFPHLKLFDIEPWRITRDCNMKMFLRDTIHFKHAFKNISAQLFHKPDLHYSSQIRKYAEDSMIHHYVKAKWCVAWMNAVMRLEDRMKSIGCPLFILHGDADPISDVKSSHVIYDEVQSLDKEIKIYPGFYHFLLLEQEENREQVFDDIIDWLKRRIQNNSDI; encoded by the exons ATGGATTCCGACGAAGAGAAACCTTCTTTTCGTCCATCGTACGGAGTCCTCGAGCAAGCGTCCTGTCGACAAATCCTGCTGTCCGAGGCGTTCTGTCGACATTTTAAGGGATATAAAAACATATTCTGCAAGCACTGGTATTCAAACACCAGTCCCAG GGCCGTGATCTTTATCTGCCATGGAATAGGGGATCATTGTCTCTGGTATGAAGGCCTAGCTGAAGCGCTGGTTCAAATTGGATTCTATGTCTTCACACATGATCATG TAGGACAAGGTCGGAGCGAGGGGGCCCACAATCACGTGGACAGTTTTGATGAATATACATCAGTTATATTCCAGCATTGTACAGAAGTGAAGGAGAAATACCCAGCTCTTCCCTTTTTTATGCTTGGAAATTCTGTG GGAGGTACCATTGCTCTACTTGCCGCTATCCAGAAGCCATGTCTTGTCCAGGGTTTGATCATCTGTGCCCCGGTTCTTATGCCCGCTGACGGACCGCCATCGTTCACTCGT GAGGTGGTGACACGATTGTTCCTTGGAACGTTTTTCCCGCActtaaaactttttgacatcgaACCTTGGAGAATAACTCGGGACTGCAATATG aAGATGTTTCTGAGAGATACCATACATTTTAAACATGCATTCAAAAACATAAGTGCTCAACTTTTCCATAAGCCAGACTTGCATTATTCTTCACAGATACGGAAATATGCCGAGGATTCTATGATACACCATTACGTGAAAGCAAA ATGGTGTGTTGCTTGGATGAATGCTGTAATGAGACTAGAAGATCGTATGAAGTCGATTGGTTGTCCTCTGTTTATTCTCCATGGTGATGCCGATCCCATCAGTGACGTCAAATCATCTCATGTCATATATGACGAAGTGCAAAGTCTAGACAAAGAGATTAAA atataTCCCGGTTTTTATCATTTCTTGCTTCTGGAACAAGAGGAAAACAGAGAGCAAGTGTTCGATGACATCATTGACTGGCTTAAAAGGAGAATTCAAAACAATTCTGACATTTAA
- the LOC125656843 gene encoding monoglyceride lipase-like isoform X4 has product MDSDEEKPSFRPSYGVLEQASCRQILLSEAFCRHFKGYKNIFCKHWYSNTSPRAVIFICHGIGDHCLWYEGLAEALVQIGFYVFTHDHGQGRSEGAHNHVDSFDEYTSVIFQHCTEVKEKYPALPFFMLGNSVGGTIALLAAIQKPCLVQGLIICAPVLMPADGPPSFTREVVTRLFLGTFFPHLKLFDIEPWRITRDCNMIRKYAEDSMIHHYVKAKWCVAWMNAVMRLEDRMKSIGCPLFILHGDADPISDVKSSHVIYDEVQSLDKEIKIYPGFYHFLLLEQEENREQVFDDIIDWLKRRIQNNSDI; this is encoded by the exons ATGGATTCCGACGAAGAGAAACCTTCTTTTCGTCCATCGTACGGAGTCCTCGAGCAAGCGTCCTGTCGACAAATCCTGCTGTCCGAGGCGTTCTGTCGACATTTTAAGGGATATAAAAACATATTCTGCAAGCACTGGTATTCAAACACCAGTCCCAG GGCCGTGATCTTTATCTGCCATGGAATAGGGGATCATTGTCTCTGGTATGAAGGCCTAGCTGAAGCGCTGGTTCAAATTGGATTCTATGTCTTCACACATGATCATG GACAAGGTCGGAGCGAGGGGGCCCACAATCACGTGGACAGTTTTGATGAATATACATCAGTTATATTCCAGCATTGTACAGAAGTGAAGGAGAAATACCCAGCTCTTCCCTTTTTTATGCTTGGAAATTCTGTG GGAGGTACCATTGCTCTACTTGCCGCTATCCAGAAGCCATGTCTTGTCCAGGGTTTGATCATCTGTGCCCCGGTTCTTATGCCCGCTGACGGACCGCCATCGTTCACTCGT GAGGTGGTGACACGATTGTTCCTTGGAACGTTTTTCCCGCActtaaaactttttgacatcgaACCTTGGAGAATAACTCGGGACTGCAATATG ATACGGAAATATGCCGAGGATTCTATGATACACCATTACGTGAAAGCAAA ATGGTGTGTTGCTTGGATGAATGCTGTAATGAGACTAGAAGATCGTATGAAGTCGATTGGTTGTCCTCTGTTTATTCTCCATGGTGATGCCGATCCCATCAGTGACGTCAAATCATCTCATGTCATATATGACGAAGTGCAAAGTCTAGACAAAGAGATTAAA atataTCCCGGTTTTTATCATTTCTTGCTTCTGGAACAAGAGGAAAACAGAGAGCAAGTGTTCGATGACATCATTGACTGGCTTAAAAGGAGAATTCAAAACAATTCTGACATTTAA
- the LOC125656843 gene encoding monoglyceride lipase-like isoform X2 → MDSDEEKPSFRPSYGVLEQASCRQILLSEAFCRHFKGYKNIFCKHWYSNTSPRAVIFICHGIGDHCLWYEGLAEALVQIGFYVFTHDHGQGRSEGAHNHVDSFDEYTSVIFQHCTEVKEKYPALPFFMLGNSVGGTIALLAAIQKPCLVQGLIICAPVLMPADGPPSFTREVVTRLFLGTFFPHLKLFDIEPWRITRDCNMKMFLRDTIHFKHAFKNISAQLFHKPDLHYSSQIRKYAEDSMIHHYVKAKWCVAWMNAVMRLEDRMKSIGCPLFILHGDADPISDVKSSHVIYDEVQSLDKEIKIYPGFYHFLLLEQEENREQVFDDIIDWLKRRIQNNSDI, encoded by the exons ATGGATTCCGACGAAGAGAAACCTTCTTTTCGTCCATCGTACGGAGTCCTCGAGCAAGCGTCCTGTCGACAAATCCTGCTGTCCGAGGCGTTCTGTCGACATTTTAAGGGATATAAAAACATATTCTGCAAGCACTGGTATTCAAACACCAGTCCCAG GGCCGTGATCTTTATCTGCCATGGAATAGGGGATCATTGTCTCTGGTATGAAGGCCTAGCTGAAGCGCTGGTTCAAATTGGATTCTATGTCTTCACACATGATCATG GACAAGGTCGGAGCGAGGGGGCCCACAATCACGTGGACAGTTTTGATGAATATACATCAGTTATATTCCAGCATTGTACAGAAGTGAAGGAGAAATACCCAGCTCTTCCCTTTTTTATGCTTGGAAATTCTGTG GGAGGTACCATTGCTCTACTTGCCGCTATCCAGAAGCCATGTCTTGTCCAGGGTTTGATCATCTGTGCCCCGGTTCTTATGCCCGCTGACGGACCGCCATCGTTCACTCGT GAGGTGGTGACACGATTGTTCCTTGGAACGTTTTTCCCGCActtaaaactttttgacatcgaACCTTGGAGAATAACTCGGGACTGCAATATG aAGATGTTTCTGAGAGATACCATACATTTTAAACATGCATTCAAAAACATAAGTGCTCAACTTTTCCATAAGCCAGACTTGCATTATTCTTCACAGATACGGAAATATGCCGAGGATTCTATGATACACCATTACGTGAAAGCAAA ATGGTGTGTTGCTTGGATGAATGCTGTAATGAGACTAGAAGATCGTATGAAGTCGATTGGTTGTCCTCTGTTTATTCTCCATGGTGATGCCGATCCCATCAGTGACGTCAAATCATCTCATGTCATATATGACGAAGTGCAAAGTCTAGACAAAGAGATTAAA atataTCCCGGTTTTTATCATTTCTTGCTTCTGGAACAAGAGGAAAACAGAGAGCAAGTGTTCGATGACATCATTGACTGGCTTAAAAGGAGAATTCAAAACAATTCTGACATTTAA
- the LOC125656843 gene encoding monoglyceride lipase-like isoform X3, with protein sequence MDSDEEKPSFRPSYGVLEQASCRQILLSEAFCRHFKGYKNIFCKHWYSNTSPRAVIFICHGIGDHCLWYEGLAEALVQIGFYVFTHDHVGQGRSEGAHNHVDSFDEYTSVIFQHCTEVKEKYPALPFFMLGNSVGGTIALLAAIQKPCLVQGLIICAPVLMPADGPPSFTREVVTRLFLGTFFPHLKLFDIEPWRITRDCNMIRKYAEDSMIHHYVKAKWCVAWMNAVMRLEDRMKSIGCPLFILHGDADPISDVKSSHVIYDEVQSLDKEIKIYPGFYHFLLLEQEENREQVFDDIIDWLKRRIQNNSDI encoded by the exons ATGGATTCCGACGAAGAGAAACCTTCTTTTCGTCCATCGTACGGAGTCCTCGAGCAAGCGTCCTGTCGACAAATCCTGCTGTCCGAGGCGTTCTGTCGACATTTTAAGGGATATAAAAACATATTCTGCAAGCACTGGTATTCAAACACCAGTCCCAG GGCCGTGATCTTTATCTGCCATGGAATAGGGGATCATTGTCTCTGGTATGAAGGCCTAGCTGAAGCGCTGGTTCAAATTGGATTCTATGTCTTCACACATGATCATG TAGGACAAGGTCGGAGCGAGGGGGCCCACAATCACGTGGACAGTTTTGATGAATATACATCAGTTATATTCCAGCATTGTACAGAAGTGAAGGAGAAATACCCAGCTCTTCCCTTTTTTATGCTTGGAAATTCTGTG GGAGGTACCATTGCTCTACTTGCCGCTATCCAGAAGCCATGTCTTGTCCAGGGTTTGATCATCTGTGCCCCGGTTCTTATGCCCGCTGACGGACCGCCATCGTTCACTCGT GAGGTGGTGACACGATTGTTCCTTGGAACGTTTTTCCCGCActtaaaactttttgacatcgaACCTTGGAGAATAACTCGGGACTGCAATATG ATACGGAAATATGCCGAGGATTCTATGATACACCATTACGTGAAAGCAAA ATGGTGTGTTGCTTGGATGAATGCTGTAATGAGACTAGAAGATCGTATGAAGTCGATTGGTTGTCCTCTGTTTATTCTCCATGGTGATGCCGATCCCATCAGTGACGTCAAATCATCTCATGTCATATATGACGAAGTGCAAAGTCTAGACAAAGAGATTAAA atataTCCCGGTTTTTATCATTTCTTGCTTCTGGAACAAGAGGAAAACAGAGAGCAAGTGTTCGATGACATCATTGACTGGCTTAAAAGGAGAATTCAAAACAATTCTGACATTTAA